AACCAGGGTAATCACGGTTTGATCGCGTACACGTTAGCCTTTTTTGTGCTGTTAAACCACCCCTATACAGACGTATACCATAGCTTGGCCAGACTTAATTTCATCTCCCGATATGCCCAAAGTCTCCCGACATATCAGGAATTAAATTACCATCGGCATTGTCTCCGGTTATCAAAAAAGTGGCTTTTTGAGGCATAAATGGCATTTTGAGCCTTTCTGGTCAACTGGTATGGTGTTGGCATTCTTAAATCCGATGGGCTGCTAAAGGCAGTACACCGAACCATCGGAAAACAAAACGAATGGCCCAATACCAGTCATGACGACACATACCTACGACATTATTATCATCGGAACCGGCTCCGGTGGTGGAACAATTGCCCAGCATTTAGCCCCAACCGGGAAAAAAATTCTGATTCTGGAACGGGGTGATTTTATCCCCAAAGAGAAAGAGAACTGGGACGTTATGCAAGTAGTGGTCAATGGCCGCTACCGCACCGACGAGGTTTGGTACGATAAAGACAACCAGCCGTTTAAGCCGTTTACGCACTATGTAGTGGGTGGCAACAGCAAAATGTACGGAGCCGCCTGTTTTCGGCTGCGCGAATCCGACTTTCAACAGACACAGCACGAAACGGGTATCTCGCCAGCCTGGCCGCTGACATACGCCGATTTTGCGCCTTATTACGATCAGGCCGAACGGCTTTATAGCGTGCATGGCATCCGAAGTGTCGATCCTACTGAGCCCCCAACCAGCCAGCCGTATCCGTATGCCCCCATTACGCCCGAACCCTTTGCCAAAGAACTCTACGAAAACGTCCAGAAAACGGGATTGAAACCGTTTCCGATTCCGATGGCGGTGCGGCTGGGGCAGGATAAACCTGAACGCCCTGACGCGCCCACGGTGCTGGGCAATTTCGATGGCTTCCCCGACCCGTCTGAAGCCAAAGCCGATGCGCATGTAACGGGTGTCCGGGTGGCTTTACAATACCCAAATGTAACGCTGCTGACCAACACCGTAGCTACCCGACTGATTACGGATGATACAGGCAAGGGCATTACGGCTGTGCAGGTGCTGCGAAACGGCCAAATAGAAACGTTTGAAGCCTGTCTGGTGATTTTGGCGGCAGGAGCTATCAACTCAGCAGCTTTGCTACTACGCTCGGCCAACGGGCAGCACCCCAACGGATTAGCGAATAGCAACGACCTAGTCGGGCGAAATTATATGGCCCATATCAACGGCTGCCTGATTGCCTACACGCCTGACAAGCTGAATACAGCTGCGTTTCAGAAATATTTCTGCATCGGCGACTATTACGAAGCCACGCCCGAAAACCCGTATCCATTGGGTGAAATTCAGTTGATGGGCAAAAACGACCCGCCCACGGTGGCTGAACTGGCTGCTGATTTTCTGCCCGACAAAGACGCGGCCTGGCTATCGACTCACAGCATCGACTTTTGGCTGACCGCCGAAGACTTGCCCGACCCTGAAAACCGGGTAACACTCACGCACGATGGGGCTATCCAACTCATCTATCACCGCGAACAGAATAACGTGGCCGCTTTTGAAGCCCTGAAACAAAAACTCAAAGATCTGTTTGTGAAACTGGGCGATATAGACCCCGCTCTCAAAACCGTATACTGGGCAGGCTACGATCTGGGAATCAGCGGGGTTTCGCACCAGTGCGGTACGCTCCGGTTTGGTACGGACCCGGCTACGTCGGTGCTTGATGTGAATTGTAAGGCGCATGAACTCGACAATCTATACGTGGTCGATGGGAGCTTTTTCCCCTCATCGGGGGCTTACAACCCATCGTTGACTACCGTTGCCAATGCCCTGCGCGTCGGCGATCATTTACTGAAAAATGTGCTATAGGCACGTGGTTATTGCCGGTTATTCACTCGCTACGATTTCCAATTCTGCATTCCATAAAGATACTTTATGAAACGCCATTTGCTAAAAAACCACTTTGGGTGTGCACTGATTCTGTTCAATTTGTTTTTCTGGACCGGACAGGCGCAGGAAGTTAGGGAAGTGATCCGCCGGACGGTAAGTCTGAAACGGGCTACTCCATACCCACCGATTCGCAGAGCAACGACCGCTGGTTTCAGCACTTGGCTATTGGGGTGAGTGACATAGACAAAGCGTATAGCCTGCTCCGTCAGCAAAAAGTAGCCTGAAGAATAACCCGTAACCATGAAACCATCACGCACCGTACTGGCCGTATTGCTGGCCATGACCACCGCTTCGGCTGCTATCAAATACGCCGTCGATAACGGCGCACCCGGCGGTAGCATCGCCATTGTGGATTCGGGCAGACATCTGCTCTACCTCGAACGGATGGGCAATACCTTTTTTCAGGCCGCTGAACTACTCGCTACCAACCTCGGCAGCCCTAACGGCATTGCGTTTCGCCTGACGAAAAATACCGCTACGTCTCCAACCGGGACATTCAGGATATTCATCATACCAAGACGCTATACCTCCCCGCTCACACCGGCTTGTATAAAATCAGAACCGTCAACGGCGGTAAGCTGGTAAAACCATTATTTAACTATCCAGTAACATGTTTCAAAAACCCAACCAACGATTAGTCGGCCAGACGGCCATCATTACCGGAGCCAGTTCGGGCATCGGGAAAGCAACCGCCCTTTCGCTGGCAATGGAAGGTGCTCACGTCGTAATCAACTACATCGGCAACCCGGTCGGAGCCGAAGAAGCCGCCCAACTCATTCGGGACAATGGCGGTCAGGCCATGCTTGCTCAGGCCGATGTGAGCAAGGAAGATCAGGTACAGAAAATGTTTGCCGATACGATTGCCGCCTTCGGTACGGTCGATATTCTGGTTGCCAATGCGGGCCTGCAAAAAGATGCCAAGTTTATCGACATGAGCCTGAAAGACTGGCAGTTTGTGCTGGACGTAAACCTGACTGGGCAATTTTTGTGCGCTCGTGAAGCCACCCGTGAGTTTCTGCGTCGGGGGCCACGGCCGGAGGTGTCGCAGTCGCTCGGCAAGATTATCTGCATGAGTTCGGTGCATGAAATTATCCCCTGGGCGGGTCACTCCAATTATGCGGCCTCAAAGGGTGGGGTTATGCTGCTCATGAAGTCTATCGCTCAGGAATTGGGTGGGTATAAGATCCGGGTCAACAGCGTAGCACCCGGCGCCATTCGTACACCTATCAACCGATCCGCCTGGGAAACGCCACAGGCTCTGTCGAACCTAATGAAGCTGATTCCCTACAAACGCATCGGCGAAACCTCCGACATTGGCTCAACAGTGGCCTGGCTCTGCTCCGACGAAGCCGATTACATTCACGGTCATACGATGGTAGTAGATGGCGGCATGACACTGTACCCCGGTTTTGAAGATAACGGCTAACCAACCTCTCGATGAAAACGACAAAGAAACAACCAAACACTGTGGCCGAACGAGTTCGGTTGCAGGAGCAATACAGCGGAAAACAAGATTGGCTGCACTGGGGGCCTTACCTATCGGAGCGGCAATGGGGAACCGTGCGGGAAGATTATAGCCCCTATGGCAATGCCTGGGAGTATTTCTCGCACGACCACGCTCGCTCAAGAACCTACCGCTGGGGTGAAGACGGCATCGCCGGAATTTCCGACGAAAAGCAACGGCTTTGTTTTTCTATCGCCCTCTGGAATGGCAAAGACCCCATTTTGAAAGAACGCCTTTTCGGGCTGACGGGCAACGAAGGGAATCATGGCGAAGACGTGAAGGAACTGTACTATTACCTCGACAGCACGCCCACCCACTCGTACATGAAGCACCTTTATAAGTATCCGCAACGGGCTTTTCCCTATGCCGACCTCGTAGAGACCAACCGCTCCCGCGACCGTTATCAACCCGAATATGAGCTACTGGATACAGGTATTTTCGACGAGAACCGCTACTTCGACGTATTTACCGAATATGCCAAAGCGTCGGAACAGGATATTCTGATTCGGATTACGGTTCATAATCGCGGCTCCGAAGCCGCTCCTGTACACCTGTTGCCAACGCTTTGGTTTCGGAACAACTGGTCGTTTGGGCAGATTCCGGCCAAACCCCGGATTCGACGTGGTGCCGATACCGAAGGGGCCGGTAGCTTACAGACCGAACATCCCGGACAATGCCCCTACACGCTCTATTTTGAGCCGACCCAAACGGTATTGTTTACCGAAAATGAGACCAACACCGAGCGCGTTTTTGGTTATCCAAGTGCCCATCCGTTTACCAAAGACGCTTTCCACCGGGCCATTATTGGCGGAGAGTTCGATAGTCTGAGCCAGCGTGTCGAAGGGTCCAAAGCGGCTCCGGTCTATCAGCTTACCATACCAGCGGGTGAGTCGGTAACGGTCAAACTGCGGCTCTCACGCAGTGCCAACAGCAAACCGCTTGGTGCGGAGTTCGATCAGCTAGTTACTCAGCGCGTTCAGGAGGCCGACGAGTTTTATGCTACCATTCAGTCGCCGGAGGCTGATGCCGAAACTAAAAACATTCAGCGCCAGGCGTTTGCCGGGATGCTCTGGTCGAAGCAGTTTTATTACCTCGACGTACCCCAATGGCTCGACGGCGACCCCGGCCAGCCTGCTCCACCTGCCGAACGCAAACACGGCCGGAACCACCAGTGGCGAACCCTCAACAACGAAGACATCATCTCGATGCCCGACAAGTGGGAGTACCCCTGGTATGCAGCCTGGGATTTGGCCTTCCATTGCGTGCCGTTAGCCCGGGTTGACCCCCAGTTTGCCAAAAATCAGCTTATTCTGTTTCTACGCGAGTGGTATATGCACCCCAACGGGCAGTTACCCGCCTACGAATGGGCCTTTGGTGACGTAAATCCGCCCGTTCATGCGTGGTCGTGTCTGGCGGTGTACAAGCTCGAAGCGGCACAGACGGGCGTGGGCGATGTGGATTTTCTGAAACGGGTTTTCCTGAAACTACTGCTCAACTTTACGTGGTGGGTCAACCGCAAAGATGCCAAAGGCAACAACGTATTTGAAGGCGGGTTTCTTGGACTTGACAACATTGGTGTTTTCGACCGGAGCAATCAGATTCCGGGCGGTGGTCGATTAGAGCAGGCCGACGGCACAAGCTGGATGGCGATGTACTGCCTCAATATGCTTGAAATGGCGCTCGAAATTGCCAAAACTGATGTTACTTACGAAGACGTAGCCACCAAGTTCTTTGAGCACTTTGTCTATATCGCCGAATCGCTCAACCGCCTGGGCGAAGACTGGGATGGTTCGTGGGACGAAAACGAAGCCTTTTTCTACGACATTCTGGAACTACCCGGTCAGCACTACATACCGCTAAAAATTCGGTCGCTGGTGGGGCTTTCGACGCTCTTTGCCGTCCTGAAAATTCCGAGAAGCATCTTCGCCAAACTACCCGATTTTACGAAGCGGATGCGCTGGTTCCAGCAATATCAGAAGCAGGGGAAAATGCACATTGTGGTCGAAGATATTGACGAGAATCAGGATCTGCTGCTGTCGCTGATTCCACCGGACCGGCTGGAACGGCTACTCCATGCCATGCTCGATGAAGGTGAGTTTCTGGCTCCGGGCGGCATCCGGTCTATTTCCAAAATTCACGAACACGGCTACTCAGTGCATATCGACGGGCAGGAGTTTGGGTTACGTTATGAACCCGGCGAATCGTCGAGTGGGTTGTTTGGAGGAAATTCCAACTGGCGCGGCCCCATCTGGATGCCGATGAACTATCTGCTGGTTTGCGCGCTCCGTACCTACCATAGCTACTACGGCAATCAGGTGCAGGTAGAGTTTCCAACTGGTTCGGGGCAACAAATTTCGCTGGGTGAAGCGGCTTCTATGCTGGCTCAGCGGCTGGTTGGTATTTTCCGGCCCGATGCCAACGGGTATCGGCCTGTCAACGGCAACGAAGGCCGATATGCCACTGACCCGCATTTTAAAGACCTGGTCTTGTTCTACGAATATTTTCACGGCGACACCTCGCGGGGTGTTGGAGCCAGCCACCAAACCGGCTGGACAGGTGTAATTGCGGATTTGATTGGATCGTGAACTGAATAACCCAAAGACTATCTTCATGAACCTTAATAATTTTGATGAACTCACCGACCGCGAATGGCTCGTTACCAACGGGTTGGGTGGCTATGCCAGTAGTACGCTGACGGGTGCCAATTCGCGTCGGTATCATGGACTGTTGGTGGCGGCACACAATCCGCCAACCGACCGTCAGGTAGTGGTGTCGAAGGTAGAAGAAACGGTGCTGACCGAACAGGGTAGTGTATCGTTGTCGAGCAATCGGTATGGCGAGTTTGTGCATCCGCAGGGGTGGCAGCATCTGGTTTCGTTTGAGCGATTGCCATTACCAACCTGGGCTTTTCAGGTAGGCGAACACCAGATTGCCAAAACCGTATGGATGGTTCAGAACGCCAACACCACGCTGGTGTCGTATCAGAACCGGGGCAAAACTGCCGTCACCCTGCAACTAATGCCCTTATTTGTGCAGCGCGATTACCACAGCCTGTTTCATCAGACCGATTTTTACGACTACTACATCGCTCAGATCAAACCTTACCTGAAGCTCTATGCCCATTATGGCGCTCAGCCAGTGTACTGGGCTTATTCGGGCGGAACGTTCGTCGAAAGTCGGGCGTGGTATCATCAGTTTACGTATCGGGAAGAGCAGAAACGGGGACTGGACTTTGTCGAGGATGCGTATTCAGTAGGTTACGTGGAGGTACGGCTGGAGGCTGGTGACGAATGTTTTCTGACGTTTTCGATGGATGAAAATCTGCTGATTCCAAACCCTGTTGATTTACGTACTGCTGAAATCAATCGAGTTGAAGCCCTACGCCAATCACAAACAGACTCGTTTTTGAAAGACCTTGTGCTGTCCGCCAATCAGTTTATTGTACAACGGCAATCGACAGGTAGCGAGACCATCATTGCCGGGTATCACTGGTTTACCGATTGGGGCCGCGATACCATGATTGCCTTGCGGGGACTGTGTATTTCGCTCGGTCATCAGCAAACGGCCAAACGAATTCTGGCTACGTTTTTTCAGTATCTGGATGATGGTATGCTGCCCAATCGCTTCCCCGACAACAGCCAGGACCCGGTTGAATACAACACCATCGATGCGACGCTGTGGCTGTTTGTGGCCCTCTACGAATACCACCAACGGTTCAACGACCTGGCGTTTGTGGAGCAATATTATGAGCAGTTGCTAACCATACTGGATGCCCATCAGAACGGCACCCGCTACGGTATTCATGTGACCGATGAGGGGCTGTTGTACGGCGGCCGAGGCACCGCCCAGCTCACCTGGATGGATGCCCGCGTAGGCGATTATGTCGTAACATCCCGCCACGGCTGTCCGGTTGAAGTGAACGCGTTGTGGTACAATGCGCTGAAAATCACGATTTACTTTGCCCAGCAACTACGTCGAAAACCCGATATGTATGGGCTGATGCTTCGGCGGTTTGAGAAAAGTTTCCGGTCGGCATTCTGGAATGAAAAAGGCTATCTGAACGATGTGGTTCTTCCTGGCAGCGCACCCGATGCCAGCATCCGGCCCAACCAGATTTATGCCTTGAGCCTACCATTTCCCTTGCTAAACAAAACTGACCAACAACAAATTCTCAAGATGGTAGAGACTCATCTATACACACCCTATGGCCTGCGAACCCTCTCGCCCGACGATCCGGCGTTTGTGGCGGTTTATGGGGGCGATCAGTGGCTGCGCGATACGGCCTATCATCAGGGAACCGTATGGCCATTTTTGCTGGGTGAATACTGGACCGCCTATGTACGGGTACATGGCGACACAGTAGCTACCCGAAAGCGTATGAATGGCGAACTGGCAACGCTGAAACAGCACTTTTACGAAAACGACTGCCTCTTTGGTATCTCCGAAATTTTCGACGGCTTGCACCCGCAACACGGACGAGGCACTGCCAATCAGGCCTGGTCGGTGGGAGCCATTATCAAACTATTGACCGATTACCCGGCTCGGTTACCGCGCACAAAGGATGAAAACACTACAAAAAAATTGGCCACTCTACCTGATTGAAGCCTGGGCCTTAGGTACGTTTATGGTGTCGGCCTCGCTGGTTGTCATTGCCGTCGAGTATCCGGCTTCGCCTATTCGGCAGGTTATTGATTCATCGATTGTTCGGCGGGCCTTGATTGGCGTAGCGATGGGGCTAACGGCCATCGGGCTGATTTATTCGGGATGGGGCAAACAGTCGGGTGCACACCTGAATCCAGCCGTTACCATTGCCCAGTGGCGGCTGAACCGGATTTCGACCATTGATGCATTGGCTTATATCGTGGCGCAATTTGTGGGCGGTTCGCTGGCTATTGCCCTGCTGGCCTGGCTTATGCCGAGCTACATGGCGCACCCAGCCGTCAATTTTATAACAACACAACCCGGTCCAACGGGTGTTTGGGTGGCGCTGGCGTGTGAATTTTTACTGGCCTTTGGCATGCTCACGCTGGTATTGATCCTCAGTAATTCGGTTCGGCTGGCTCCCTACACGGGCTATTTTGTGGGGCTGGTTGTGGCATTGTACATCACGTTTGAAGCTCCTTTTTCCGGGATGAGCATCAACCCGGCCCGCACCGTTAGCTCGGCCTTGTCGGCACAGGTCTGGGCAGGCTGGTGGCTCTATTTCATCGGTCCCATTACGGGTATGTGGCTGGCAGGCTGGCTCTACCGACGCCGTTACCGACGGCGGCAGGGTGAGTGTCGTACAATGGCCATGCACCTATCCGGCCAGAAAAGCGGTTGCCAGACGTATGAAGTGCTCTGGTGGAGCGAAGATGAAAGTTAGGACAACATGACAAAAGCGACTAAAAACAGTTGAAATCAAGTCTTTATGAAAACAATTCTTGTAACCGGAGCTGCCGGTAATCTGGGAAAATCGGTTGTTGAACACTTGCAGCAGCAAGGCTATTTGGTACTGGCCACGTTCAGTTCTGACCGCGACCTTCACCTGTATGACCATCTGCCCAATGTGCGCCCTTACGTGGTCAATGTGCTGGATGAAGCTAGTATAACAACTTTCATGACCGATACGTCGGATTTTGATATACGTGCGGCTGTGTTGCTCGTCGGAGGATTTGCTATGGGACGTATTCAGCAAACCGACGTTCGGCTGCTCGAAAAAATGATTGACCTCAATTTTGTGTCAGCCTTTAACCTCGTCAAACCGCTGATGTGTCGCTTTGAACAACGGGGAGGAGGCCAGTTTGTGCTGATCGGTTCACGCCCTACGCTCAACCCGACTGAAGGGAAGGATGTATTTGCCTACGCCATGAGCAAAGCCCTTGTTTTTGAACTGGCCAAGCTGATCAATGCCGAGGGTAAGCACGCGCATACGACCGCCACCGTAGTGGTGCCCAGCACCCTCGATACGCCCGCCAACCGGACAGCCATGCCCGATGCCGACCCGGCCCACTGGGTGCCGACCGAACGCATTGCCGACCTGATTACCTTTCTGATCAGCGATACGGGCCGAATGACGCGCGAAACCGTCGTGAAAATCTATAACCGGGCTTAACCCCTAAAGTCATGATTGAACTACTGGTTATGCTGTTTTATGGCTACGTAAGGGCCGGAGTTGTTTTTGGGGTGTATTTTATTGGCTGGGGAGCTGCCCGTATTGATCACGAAGCTAAAGACATGAGCCTGGCTGTTCGGCTGTTGCTGTTGCCTGGTTCGGTTGCCCTTTGGCCGTTGCTTTTACAAAAACTACTTCGGCATCGGTCGTCTTCACCTACTGATTCTAACCCTGTATGACCATGACACCAAAACTTCGACAAACACACCGGGCAATGTGGGGGCTACTGGCAATCCTGTTACCCATCGGGTTTATTTCTACACTGAGCCTGGACAGAGACCCACCTATCCAGCAACAAACCATTGCTTTGCCTTTGCCGGACGCCCTTCCTATCGTGGTTAGAACCGTAGAAAAGCCGGGCATACAGGCCACGCTTCGCCGTAGTAATCAGTCGGCCGATCCTCAGCTTGAACTCGTTGTTCGCCAACCTTACGAAGCGCCTTCGGTCGTGGTCAACGTGGTTACACCCACACGCCAACTGGCCATTGGCTCTGTAGATGTAGCGGGTATCTATCGGTTCGCGTTACCCGATTCAACACTGCACCCAACCATCAGCTTGGTGGATGATCTCAAACACAGCGTTCTTCAAACCATTCAATTTTAAGATCGTATGGCGCTAAACTACCTGCCCGTTTCCTGGAATGGTCAGAAAAAATTATATGATTGGACCATTGCCGGACTTGCCACGGTATATCTGGTTATTTTCTGTGGGCTTCAGGCTGTTTTGTTTCCCGACGTAACTGCCGAAACCATCATCATCCGGGCGACCAGTACACTGGCTTTTCTGATGCTTCACGTTATTTTGATTATTGGCCCATTGTGTCGGCTCAGTACCCGTTTTTTGCCATTGCTTTATAACCGGCGGCATTTGGGGGTCAGCATGTTTCTGGTGGCTTCGGTACATGGTATTTTCAGCGTGATTCAGTTTCATTCGCGTGGCAATGTCGATCCGCTGGTGTCGCTTTTTACGTCCGAACCCGGCTATGAGCACCTGTCGCAATTCCCGTTTCAGACGCTGGGCTTTTTCGCCCTTCTGATTCTGTTTTTGATGGCGGCCACCAGTCATGATTTCTGGCTAAAAAACCTAAGCCCCCGAGTCTGGAAAACCCTGCACATGGGTGTATATGTCGTTTATGGCCTCCTCGTGATGCATGTATTGCTTGGCGTATTGCAGCAGGAAACGGCTACAGTTTACACAGTTGTGCTAGGAATTGGCATGGCTTTGGTAATTGGCTTGCATTTGGCCGCAGCGATTGTCAGCCAGCGAACGGATAGTAGGCCGCTGGGTCAGGCGATGGATGGGTTTGTGGAGGTATGTGATGTGCATGAGATTGCCGAAAACCGGGCAAAGACCCTGATGATTAATGGCCAGAACATTGCGCTGTTTCGATACGATGGCAAGGTGTCGGCGATCAATAACCAGTGTCGGCATCAGAATGGGCCGCTGGGCGAAGGAAAGATCATCGACGGTTGCATTACTTGCCCCTGGCATGGTTATCAATACTTGCCCCACAATGGTCAGTCGCCCCCGCCGTTCACCGAAAAAGTAGAAACCTATGCTGTAAAGTGCATTAGTACAAGGGTCTGGGTTGACCCAACTCCGGCTCCACCCGGCACCCCCCAAACGCCAGCTTTACTTAATGGACAATGAATAATGGCTAATGCATAATGCCGCAGAGAATCCCATTATTAATTATCAATTTTTCATTAATAGCTATGAAACCAGAAGATGATTTTTACATTGGCTGGCAGTCCGACGCACCTCTTTCAATTCGAAAAGTGGTTTGGCGAGCCGTGATTGCACTAGCCTTAATTGTGCCCATTCTGGCGGGGCTACTCGTCTGGCAGCAACGCGGTTTTTCGGGGGCTGTATTCGAGTATGGTACGCTGACAACACTCGAAGGTGAACTGATCCGAACGCCTGTACCTTTTTTGCGGGTTCCTGTGAAACAAACAGCCGATAATGCCCCACTTTTTGAACGGGTATTACTCATCGGTTTCAACAAACGCGGGGCCGATTCAACCCTGAACGCATGGGAACGTAAATACGGCCCATTGACCAATAAACGGCTGAAAGTACGGGGAACGCTTATTTACCACGATGGGAAAGCTGCTCTTGAACTGACCGAGGAAGCCGACGCTTTAATAGATGTTTCTGGTATAAAACCGTCATCAATACCGCCCGTTTCCTCAACGCTGGGGCAGAGTAGCTTGGGTATCGTCAGGTTAACCGGCGAAATTACAGACCCTAAGTGTATGCTTGGCGTGATGAAACCCGGCCAAGGTCGCCCGCATCGGTCGTGTGCCGTGCGCTGCATTGCCGGGGGTATTCCTCCCTTGCTGGCGGTTCAGAATCGCAGTGGTCAGCGCAATTACTATTTAGTTGTGGGACCGATGGGAGAGCCACTGAATGCATCTATATTAATCAATGTAGGCCGTTCGGTTGAACTGAGGGGCCGGTTAGAGCAGGCCGATAACTGGCTCATTCTTTACACCGATTCGGTTCAGCCGCTGGCTCAGGCTCCGCTGGATCGGTCCATGCAGGTAGCGATGTGCTGGTAATTTTTCTAAATCGTCCAGCGGTGCATCAAAATCAGGACTCATTTGAAACTGGCCTTTGGCACTCCCAAATACGGGAGCTTTTCGTTCAAGAGGTTTCTCCGTAGTTTTACGGGTAGCCAAAAAATCAACAAAGTCAGCTACCTCTGCTTGGTAAACAGGCGGTAAAGTCTGGTATTTCTGATACAGTTGGAGATACGTCTTGTGTTTAGGGCTAATTTGACTCATAACAAAGATAATGAGTTTACCTGTTCGCTATATAGCTTTCAAAACTATGTAGGTGAGCCTTTTCAGCCGAACAGTGTAGTGCCAGAAGCTATAATAGGTAATGAGAATCGTATTGACCGGAAGTTCGGGGCGAGTTGGGCGGGCTATTTATAACGCTTTAGCCACTGAACACGATGTCGTTGGTATTGATCGAACCGCTTTCTCAACCACGCGCATCGTGACTGATTTTGCTGACAAATACCTCCTGACCGATGTGATGAAGGGGGCAGATGCAGTCATTCATACGGCCGCCTTACATGCTCCTCATGTGGGTGTGCTATCCGATGCCGAGTTTACCCGGATTAATGTTGATGGAACCCGTTTGGTCGCAGAAGCAGCTTTGGCCACACAAGTCAGGCGGCTTGTCTTTACCAGTACAACCGCCATTTTTGGCAAGAGCATCGAGGATGGTCTTTCTGCCTGGGTGACGGATGAAACAATTCCTCAGCCTCGAAGCATTTATCATCGGACGAAGCTGGAGGCTGAAGCTTTACTTCGCCGTGTAGCCGACGACCATTTGGCTATTCGTGTGATCCGTATGTCGCGCTGTTTTCCTGAACCGGCCGACCTGATGGCCATTTATCGCTTAACGCGGGGTGTTGATGTGCGCGATGTGGCCCGTGCTCACGTTGCTGCATTGACCAATGAAGGAGAAGCTTATCAGGAATTTATCGTCTCAGGAGATACCCCTTTTCAGCCAGAAGACTGTGCCGATTTAGCAACCAATCCCACAACGATCTTAG
This window of the Spirosoma aerolatum genome carries:
- a CDS encoding MIP/aquaporin family protein, coding for MKTLQKNWPLYLIEAWALGTFMVSASLVVIAVEYPASPIRQVIDSSIVRRALIGVAMGLTAIGLIYSGWGKQSGAHLNPAVTIAQWRLNRISTIDALAYIVAQFVGGSLAIALLAWLMPSYMAHPAVNFITTQPGPTGVWVALACEFLLAFGMLTLVLILSNSVRLAPYTGYFVGLVVALYITFEAPFSGMSINPARTVSSALSAQVWAGWWLYFIGPITGMWLAGWLYRRRYRRRQGECRTMAMHLSGQKSGCQTYEVLWWSEDES
- a CDS encoding SDR family NAD(P)-dependent oxidoreductase, giving the protein MKTILVTGAAGNLGKSVVEHLQQQGYLVLATFSSDRDLHLYDHLPNVRPYVVNVLDEASITTFMTDTSDFDIRAAVLLVGGFAMGRIQQTDVRLLEKMIDLNFVSAFNLVKPLMCRFEQRGGGQFVLIGSRPTLNPTEGKDVFAYAMSKALVFELAKLINAEGKHAHTTATVVVPSTLDTPANRTAMPDADPAHWVPTERIADLITFLISDTGRMTRETVVKIYNRA
- a CDS encoding Rieske 2Fe-2S domain-containing protein, with amino-acid sequence MALNYLPVSWNGQKKLYDWTIAGLATVYLVIFCGLQAVLFPDVTAETIIIRATSTLAFLMLHVILIIGPLCRLSTRFLPLLYNRRHLGVSMFLVASVHGIFSVIQFHSRGNVDPLVSLFTSEPGYEHLSQFPFQTLGFFALLILFLMAATSHDFWLKNLSPRVWKTLHMGVYVVYGLLVMHVLLGVLQQETATVYTVVLGIGMALVIGLHLAAAIVSQRTDSRPLGQAMDGFVEVCDVHEIAENRAKTLMINGQNIALFRYDGKVSAINNQCRHQNGPLGEGKIIDGCITCPWHGYQYLPHNGQSPPPFTEKVETYAVKCISTRVWVDPTPAPPGTPQTPALLNGQ
- the vapB gene encoding type II toxin-antitoxin system VapB family antitoxin — protein: MSQISPKHKTYLQLYQKYQTLPPVYQAEVADFVDFLATRKTTEKPLERKAPVFGSAKGQFQMSPDFDAPLDDLEKLPAHRYLHGPIQRSLSQRLNRIGVKNEPVIGLL
- a CDS encoding NAD-dependent epimerase/dehydratase family protein; this translates as MRIVLTGSSGRVGRAIYNALATEHDVVGIDRTAFSTTRIVTDFADKYLLTDVMKGADAVIHTAALHAPHVGVLSDAEFTRINVDGTRLVAEAALATQVRRLVFTSTTAIFGKSIEDGLSAWVTDETIPQPRSIYHRTKLEAEALLRRVADDHLAIRVIRMSRCFPEPADLMAIYRLTRGVDVRDVARAHVAALTNEGEAYQEFIVSGDTPFQPEDCADLATNPTTILAKRVPTLLTAFNERGWPLPTPIDRVYAGTSAKTALNWQPRYGFEEVLAQLDRGSLEVLPVGVAISQREE